A region from the Gossypium hirsutum isolate 1008001.06 chromosome A08, Gossypium_hirsutum_v2.1, whole genome shotgun sequence genome encodes:
- the LOC107950258 gene encoding oxygen-dependent coproporphyrinogen-III oxidase, chloroplastic codes for MPPPTAALSVPSSSSPSLFPLSSFSSSNNPHVSSFCPAPTALPKFPSLSKPKTPLRNLTPLSAVSIEKETLISERPHTFLREADGGDDGSVRSRFQRMILEAQESVCSALEAVDGAGKFKEDAWTRPGGGGGISRVLQDGAVFEKAGVNISIVYGVMPPEAYRAAKAAADDQKPGPIPFFAAGISSVLHPKNPFAPTLHFNYRYFETDAPKDAPGAPRQWWFGGGTDLTPAYIFEEDVKHFHSIQKKACDKFDPSFYPRFKKWCDDYFYIKHRGERRGLGGIFFDDLNDYDQEMLLSFATECANSVVPAYIPIIEKRKDTPFNESQKAWQQLRRGRYVEFNLVYDRGTTFGLKTGGRIESILVSLPLSARWEYDHKPEEGSEEWKLLDACINPKEWI; via the exons ATGCCACCACCAACAGCTGCCCTCTCTGttccttcatcttcttctccatctctcttccccctttcttccttctcttcctcCAATAATCCCCATGTCAGCAGCTTCTGCCCCGCCCCCACCGCTCTCCCCAAATTCCCTTCCCTCTCCAAGCCCAAAACCCCTCTTCGCAACCTCACCCCTCTCTCCGCCGTTTCCATCGAGAAAGAAACCCTCATCTCCGAGCGCCCCCACACTTTCCTCCGTGAAGCCGACGGAGGAGATGACGGTTCCGTCAGGTCTCGCTTCCAGCGCATGATATTGGAGGCCCAGGAAAGCGTGTGCTCTGCCCTCGAGGCTGTTGACGGAGCTGGCAAGTTCAAGGAAGACGCTTGGACGAGGCCCGGTGGCGGTGGGGGTATTAGTAGGGTGTTGCAAGACGGTGCTGTTTTTGAAAAGGCTGGTGTTAATATCTCCATTGTTTATGGTGTTATGCCCCCTGAAGCTTATCGAGCTGCCAAGGCTGCTGCCGATGATCAGAAGCCCGGTCCCATTCCTTTTTTCGCAGCAGGAATCAGCTCG GTTTTGCATCCAAAGAACCCGTTTGCTCCTACATTGCATTTTAATTATAGATATTTCGAAACTGATGCTCCTAAAG ATGCTCCTGGAGCACCTAGGCAATGGTGGTTTGGTGGTGGAACTGATTTGACTCCAGCTTACATCTTTGAGGAGGATGTCAAGCACTTCCATTCA ATACAAAAAAAGGCCTGTGACAAGTTTGATCCATCCTTTTATCCTCGATTCAAGAAATGGTGCGATGACTATTTTTacattaag CATCGAGGTGAAAGACGAGGGCTCGGGGGAATATTTTTTGATGATCTAAATGACTATGATCAAGAGATGCTTCTTTCATTTGCCACTG AATGTGCGAATTCTGTGGTTCCTGCATACATACCAATCATAGAGAAAAGGAAGGATACACCATTCAATGAGAGCCAAAAAGCATGGCAACAGTTGCGAAGGGGCCGCTATGTAGAATTCAACTTG GTCTATGATCGAGGTACTACATTCGGACTGAAAACTGGAGGTCGAATTGAAAGTATTCTTGTTTCTCTTCCTTTATCTGCACGATGGGAATATGATCAT AAACCAGAAGAGGGAAGTGAAGAGTGGAAACTGTTAGATGCTTGCATCAATCCTAAGGAATGGATCTGA
- the LOC107950225 gene encoding ATPase WRNIP1 yields the protein MEMEQLLSMGFSSELAAQALAATGGKSTLKATEWILSHKSSNPNPNQNQNQNPNPYPSPPPFQPKLDRFFHLHTKLSTSPSSPEPTATAPSIHTIPEHDPDDDSTTPSPLHNKRQKLQHPKPTIQLGKTDRTHEPLSERMRPRTVFEVVGQEHILCNNSLLHSAIDRNRIPSIIFWGPPGTGKTSIAKSIVNSAQDRSMYRFVSLSAVTCGVKDVRDAVEEARKMRVKNNKRTVLFVDEVHRFNKSQQDSFLPVIEDGSIVFMGATTENPSFHLITPLLSRCRVLTLNPLKPHHIETLLKRSVNDNEKGLSQSVGMRVDVKDDAIEFLSMNCDGDARVALNALEISATTAAARVADNQLEQNGSFEAVVTVDDVKEALQCKHLAYDKAGEEHYNLISAFHKSMRGSDADAAIYWLARMLEGGEEPLYIARRLIRFASEDVGLADPLALNQAVACYQACHFLGMPECNVILAQCAAYLALAPKSISVYRAIGAAQKVVRESVGQNEGVPLHLRNAPTKLMKELGYGKDYIYPPDNPSSSTQSYLPPSLLGYKFFDWPDQNSTQQ from the coding sequence ATGGAGATGGAGCAGCTCTTAAGCATGGGGTTCTCAAGTGAATTAGCAGCACAGGCTCTAGCGGCCACCGGCGGCAAATCCACCCTCAAAGCCACCGAATGGATCCTTTCCCACAAATCCTCCAATCCAAACCCGAACCAGAACCAGAACCAGAACCCAAACCCCTACCCCTCTCCTCCTCCCTTTCAACCAAAACTCGACCGCTTCTTCCATCTTCACACCAAGCTTTCCACTTCCCCTTCATCTCCTGAACCCACTGCCACCGCCCCAAGCATCCATACTATACCCGAACACGACCCAGATGATGATTCCACCACCCCATCTCCGCTCCATAACAAACGTCAAAAGTTGCAACATCCCAAACCCACCATTCAACTAGGCAAAACCGATCGAACCCATGAGCCTTTGTCGGAACGGATGCGTCCTCGTACTGTTTTCGAAGTTGTTGGTCAAGAACACATTCTGTGTAACAATTCTCTTCTCCATTCTGCTATTGATCGCAATAGAATCCCTTCCATTATTTTCTGGGGTCCTCCTGGTACTGGTAAGACTTCCATTGCTAAATCCATTGTTAACTCGGCTCAAGACCGGTCTATGTATCGATTCGTATCTTTATCTGCTGTTACTTGTGGGGTTAAGGATGTTAGAGATGCTGTTGAGGAAGCTAGGAAAATGAGGGTTAAGAATAATAAGAGGACTGTGCTTTTTGTTGATGAAGTTCATAGGTTTAATAAATCACAACAGGATTCTTTCTTGCCTGTGATTGAAGATGGAAGCATTGTGTTTATGGGGGCAACCACTGAGAACCCTTCGTTTCATTTGATTACACCATTGTTGTCTAGGTGTAGGGTTCTTACATTGAATCCTTTAAAACCCCATCATATTGAAACTCTTTTGAAGAGATCAGTTAATGATAATGAGAAGGGATTGTCTCAGAGCGTAGGCATGAGGGTCGATGTTAAGGATGATGCTATTGAATTTTTGTCCATGAATTGTGATGGTGATGCTCGTGTGGCATTGAATGCTTTGGAAATCTCTGCCACCACGGCGGCTGCTCGAGTGGCTGATAATCAACTAGAACAAAATGGTTCATTTGAAGCAGTTGTTACAGTGGATGATGTTAAAGAAGCTCTCCAATGCAAGCATCTTGCATATGACAAAGCAGGGGAAGAGCATTACAATTTGATCAGTGCCTTCCACAAGTCGATGCGAGGAAGCGATGCGGATGCAGCGATCTATTGGTTGGCAAGAATGCTGGAAGGAGGTGAAGAGCCTCTATACATTGCACGAAGACTAATAAGGTTTGCCAGTGAGGATGTTGGGTTGGCTGATCCATTAGCCCTAAACCAAGCTGTTGCCTGCTATCAAGCTTGTCATTTCTTGGGCATGCCCGAGTGCAATGTGATTCTTGCACAATGTGCTGCTTACTTGGCTTTGGCTCCTAAGTCTATCTCCGTGTATCGAGCCATCGGAGCTGCACAGAAGGTTGTTCGGGAATCTGTAGGACAGAATGAGGGAGTGCCGCTTCATTTAAGGAATGCACCAACCAAACTTATGAAGGAACTTGGATATGGAAAGGATTATATATATCCCCCTGATAACCCATCATCTTCAACTCAGTCATATCTACCACCTTCACTTCTCGGGTACAAGTTCTTCGATTGGCCAGATCAAAATTCAACACAACAATAA
- the LOC107950237 gene encoding RCC1 domain-containing protein RUG3, mitochondrial has product MAHRLSSPLYRRRLSSSFSTATKDKVPLLYKSPEINEDNGNEAVTLQVLSWGRGASGQLGGGIEEIRIYPSPVANLLLPRASFSLSPTPGKTQNQNQKDQTLHSVGISCGLFHSGLVVGGKLWMWGKGDGGRLGFGHENPAFVPTLNPHLDSVSFVALGGLHSVVLTSKGEVFTWGYGGFGALGHRVYHRELVPRLVEGNWSRNIRHIATSGTHTAAITESGDLYTWGREEGDGRLGLGPGRGPNEGGGLSIPSKVKELPTPVAAVSCGGFFTMALTEDGQLWNWGANSNYELGRGDKVGGWKPKPIPSLESTHIVQIASGGYHSLALTDEGKVLSWGHGGHGQLGHSSIQNQKVPATIEALADKRVVYIACGGSSSAAITDEGKLYMWGNAKDQQLGVPGLREVQASPVEVNFLMEDDGLGTHNVLSVAVGACHAMCLVSRSRC; this is encoded by the exons ATGGCACACCGCCTTTCAAGTCCTCTCTACCGCCGCCGCCTCTCTTCTTCATTTAGCACCGCCACCAAAGACAAAGTTCCTCTTCTTTACAAAAGCCCAGAGATCAACGAAGACAACGGAAATGAAGCCGTGACACTCCAAGTCCTTTCATGGGGCAGGGGAGCATCAGGCCAACTAGGTGGTGGCATTGAAGAAATCAGAATATACCCATCTCCAGTAGCCAATCTCCTCTTACCGCGTGCTTCCTTTTCCCTCTCCCCAACCCCAGgcaaaacccaaaaccaaaatcaaaaggATCAAACTTTGCACTCGGTTGGGATATCATGCGGGTTGTTCCATTCGGGTTTGGTTGTCGGCGGCAAGTTGTGGATGTGGGGCAAAGGTGATGGAGGTCGTCTCGGTTTTGGTCATGAAAATCCTGCTTTTGTGCCTACTTTGAACCCTCACTTGGATTCTGTTTCCTTTGTCGCTCTTGGTGGTCTTCATTCTGTGGTTCTAACTTCTAAAGGCGAGGTCTTTACTTG GGGTTATGGGGGTTTTGGTGCACTTGGACATCGCGTTTATCATAGAGAACTCGTCCCAAGATTGGTAGAAGGCAACTGGAGTAGAAATATACGACATATCGCAACTAGTGGGACACATACTGCTGCCATCACTGAATCAG GAGACTTGTACACTTGGGGCCGAGAGGAAGGGGATGGTAGATTAGGTCTTGGTCCTGGTCGGGGCCCAAATGAGGGAGGTGGACTTAGTATCCCATCCAAAGTGAAAGAATTACCTACTCCTGTTGCTGCAGTTTCTTGTGGTGGTTTCTTCACAATGGCATTGACAGAGGATGGACAACTTTGGAATTGGGGTG CAAACTCTAACTATGAGCTTGGAAGAGGTGATAAGGTTGGTGGTTGGAAACCGAAACCAATTCCCAGCCTTGAAAGTACTCATATCGTTCAGATAGCAAGTGGTGGATATCATTCTCTTGCATTAACAG ATGAAGGTAAAGTACTTTCATGGGGCCATGGGGGACATGGTCAGTTGGGCCATTCTTCTATACAAAATCAAAAAGTTCCTGCAACAATTGAAGCTTTGGCTGATAAACGTGTTGTCTATATCGCCTGTGGAGGTTCATCTTCGGCAGCTATAACCg ATGAAGGGAAGTTATACATGTGGGGGAATGCAAAAGATCAACAACTGGGAGTTCCTGGATTACGAGAGGTTCAAGCAAGTCCTGTTGAAGTCAATTTTCTAATGGAGGACGACGGATTGGGAACCCATAACGTGCTATCCGTTGCAGTCGGTGCATGCCATGCCATGTGTTTAGTCTCGAGATCACGTTGTTAA
- the LOC107950246 gene encoding zinc transporter 1 produces the protein MKGIEGKVKEEVLFIVGRCKQSLLLFMLHAHNVPTMIKFNQPQLNTFSPFSILFPPLVRGDCTCELENEDRNKALALKYKMAAIVSILVASAIGVCFPLLGKTILALYLEKDVFFVIKAFAACVILLSRFIHVLPDATENFTSHCLDENPWWKFLVCPITTLLVDTFATSHYTKSHRNITQQAHGDQEKSTEENEIDAVHVHTHASSISISTQLLRYLVSQVLELRIVMHSVIIGTFLGASKLPKTIKLLTAALTFHQFFQGMGLGGCILQPRFKARC, from the coding sequence ATGAAAGGGATTGAAGGGAAAGTAAAAGAGGAAGTGTTATTTATAGTGGGGCGTTGTAAGCAATCCCTTTTACTTTTCATGCTTCATGCTCACAATGTCCCAACCATGATCAAATTCAACCAACCCCAGCTCAACACATTTTCTCCCTTTTCCATCTTGTTTCCTCCACTGGTACGAGGAGACTGCACATGCGAACTCGAGAATGAAGATCGAAACAAGGCACTCGCTTTGAAGTACAAGATGGCCGCTATAGTTTCCATTCTTGTAGCCTCAGCCATCGGTGTTTGTTTTCCGCTACTAGGAAAAACTATCCTTGCTTTATATCTCGAAAAGGACGTTTTCTTCGTCATCAAAGCGTTTGCGGCATGCGTCATATTGCTCTCTAGGTTTATCCATGTTCTACCCGATGCTACCGAGAACTTCACATCTCATTGCCTCGATGAAAACCCTTGGTGGAAGTTTCTCGTTTGTCCGATTACTACGTTGTTGGTAGATACGTTTGCTACTTCTCATTACACCAAGTCTCACCGAAATATCACCCAACAGGCCCATGGCGACCAAGAGAAGAGCACAGAGGAAAATGAAATAGATGCTGTACATGTTCATACTCATGCAAGTTCAATTTCGATTTCAACTCAGCTTCTTCGATACCTAGTATCACAGGTTTTGGAATTGAGAATAGTGATGCACTCTGTGATAATAGGGACATTTTTGGGTGCTTCGAAACTTCCTAAGACTATAAAACTATTGACGGCTGCACTCACTTTTCATCAGTTCTTTCAAGGCATGGGACTCGGTGGATGCATTTTGCAGCCAAGATTCAAGGCTCGATgttga
- the LOC107950267 gene encoding 60S ribosomal protein L13-1 yields the protein MVKHNNVVPNGHFKKHWQNYVKTWFNQPARKARRRIARQKKAVRIFPRPTAGPLRPIVHGQTLKYNMKLRAGKGFTLEELKAAGISKKLAPTIGISVDHRRKNRSLEGLQANVQRLKTYKAKLVVFPRRARKSKAGDSTAEELATATQVQGPYMPISHEKPSVELVKVTEEMKSFKAYNKLRVERTNARYIGARLKKAAEAEKEDKK from the exons ATGGTTAAACATAACAATGTTGTGCCAAATGGCCATTTCAAGAAGCATTGGCAGAACTATGTGAAAACTTGGTTCAATCAGCCTGCAAGGAAGGCTAGAAGAAGAATTG CAAGGCAAAAGAAGGCCGTGAGGATCTTCCCAAGGCCAACTGCTGGACCTCTACGCCCTATTGTCCATGGACAGACTTTGAAGTATAACATGAAGTTGAGAGCTGGCAAGGGTTTCACCCTTGAAGAGCTTAAA GCTGCGGGTATTTCAAAGAAACTTGCACCCACCATCGGTATATCAGTTGATCACCGTCGTAAGAACCGATCTCTTGAAGGTCTTCAAGCCAATGTTCAGAGGCTTAAGACTTACAAGGCCAAACTTGTTGTCTTCCCAAGACGTGCACGCAAGTCTAAG GCTGGTGATTCTACTGCTGAGGAGCTTGCAACTGCAACCCAAGTGCAAGGACCATACATGCCTATTTCTCATGAGAAGCCTTCTGTTGAGCTGGTGAAGGTCACCGAGGAGATGAAGTCATTCAAGGCCTACAACAAGCTTCGTGTTGAACGTACGAATGCGCGATATATCGGTGCCAGATTGAAGAAGGCTGCTGAGGCTGAGAAAGAAGATAAGAAGTAA
- the LOC107953664 gene encoding zinc transporter 3 has translation MIKFNQTQLFTFLCFFFSLFSPLVLGDCTCEPEDEDRNKPLALKYKMAAIVSILVAGAIGVCFPLLGKTIDALRPEKDIFFVIKAFAAGVILSTGFIHVLPDATENLTSPCLNENPWGKFPFAGLVAMVSAIATLLVDTFVTSHYTKPHLNNTQQGHGDEEKKTKENEIDVVHVHAHASSISVSTQLLRYRVVSQVLELGIVVHSVIIGISLGASESPKTIKPLVAALTFHQFFEGMGLGGCILQAKLKARSVAIMVLFFALTTPVGIGIGIGISNTYNENSPTALVLEGMLNAASAGILIYMALVDLLAADFMNPKLQNNGKVGASAGVSLLLGSALMSLLAVWA, from the coding sequence ATGATCAAATTCAACCAAACCCAACTCTTCACATTTCTTTGCTTCTTTTTCAGCTTGTTTTCTCCATTGGTACTAGGAGACTGCACATGTGAACCCGAGGATGAAGATCGGAACAAGCCACTAGCTTTGAAATACAAGATGGCCGCTATAGTTTCGATTCTTGTAGCTGGAGCCATCGGTGTTTGTTTTCCGCTACTAGGGAAAACTATCGATGCTTTACGTCCTGAAAAGGACATTTTCTTCGTCATCAAAGCTTTTGCGGCCGGTGTCATATTGTCCACTGGGTTTATCCATGTTCTCCCCGATGCTACTGAGAACTTGACATCTCCTTGCCTCAATGAAAACCCTTGGGGGAAGTTTCCGTTTGCTGGATTAGTCGCGATGGTATCCGCGATTGCTACGTTGTTGGTAGATACGTTTGTCACTTCTCATTACACCAAGCCTCACCTAAATAACACCCAACAGGGCCATGGCGACGAAGAgaagaaaacaaaggaaaatgaaATAGATGTTGTACATGTTCATGCTCATGCAAGTTCAATTTCAGTTTCAACTCAGCTTCTCCGATACCGTGTAGTATCACAGGTTTTGGAATTGGGAATAGTGGTGCACTCTGTGATAATAGGGATATCTTTGGGTGCTTCTGAAAGTCCCAAGACTATAAAACCATTGGTGGCTGCACTCACTTTTCATCAGTTCTTTGAAGGCATGGGACTCGGTGGATGCATTTTGCAGGCAAAACTCAAGGCTCGATCTGTGGCGATTATGGTACTGTTTTTCGCATTGACGACGCCAGTGGGAATTGGAATAGGAATAGGAATATCAAATACATACAATGAGAACAGCCCGACGGCATTAGTTCTGGAAGGGATGTTGAATGCGGCATCGGCGGGGATCTTAATATATATGGCGCTGGTGGATCTTTTGGCTGCTGATTTCATGAACCCAAAGTTGCAAAATAATGGAAAAGTGGGTGCAAGCGCCGGTGTTTCCCTTCTTCTTGGCTCTGCTCTAATGTCCCTTTTAGCTGTGTGGGCTTAA
- the LOC107888213 gene encoding vanillin aminotransferase isoform X1 has product MVSNKYLRSTLKTQLASYIKNAAACKSLLEYPIKGQCEARWCSTNTCFKGHNMLAPFTPGWQTTEVNPVVIVKSEGSYVYDINEKKYLDTLAGLWCTALGGNEPRLVAAATDQLNKLPFYHSFWNRTTKPSLDLAKELTETFTATKMAKVFFTNSGSEANDTQVKLVWYYNNALGRPKKKKFIARAKAYHGSTWISASLSGLPPLHQNFDLPPPFVLHTDCPHYWRYHLPGETEEDFSTRLANNLENLILKEGPETIAAFIAEPVMGAGGVIPPPATYFEKVQAVVKKYDILFIADEVISAFGRLGTMFGCDKYNIKPDLVSLAKALSSGYMPIGAVMVSPQVTEVVYSQSNKLGNFSHGFTYTGHPVACAVASESIKLYKERNIVEKVKSISPRFQDGLKSFSDSPIVGEIRGTGLILSTEFTDNKSPNEPFPPEWGIGAYFGGQCEKQGMLVRVAGDTIMMSPPFIISPKEVDELISKYGNALKATEEKVNSLKSQHKKQ; this is encoded by the exons atggtttctaaCAAGTACCTTCGATCAACTCTGAAAACCCAG CTTGCTTCATATATAAAGAATGCTGCAGCATGCAAAAGCTTATTGGAGTATCCAATCAAGGGTCAATGTGAGGCCAGATGGTGTAGTACCAACACATGTTTCAAGGGGCATAATATGCTGGCTCCATTCACACCTGGGTGGCAGACCACCGAAGTGAATCCTGTGGTTATTGTTAAGTCAGAG GGAAGCTATGTGTATGATATCAATGAGAAAAAGTATCTGGATACTCTTGCTGGTCTATGGTGTACAGCATTAG gagGAAATGAACCTCGACTTGTGGCTGCTGCAACCGATCAATTAAATAAGTTGCCATTTTACCATTCCTTTTGGAATCGTACAACTAAACCATCACTA GATCTTGCTAAGGAACTTACTGAAACTTTTACTGCAACCAAAATGGCAAAAgtcttctttacaaatagtggATCTGAAGCAAATGATACTCAG gTGAAGCTTGTTTGGTATTATAATAATGCGCTTGGAAGACCAAAGAAGAAGAAATTTATTGCTCGAGCCAAAGc ATACCATGGTTCAACTTGGATATCAGCTAGTCTTTCTGG ACTTCCACCTCTGCATCAAAACTTCGACCTGCCACCTCCATTTGTGTTGCACACTGACTGCCCTCATTACTGGCGCTATCATCTACcag GTGAAACTGAGGAGGATTTCTCAACCAGATTAGCCAACAATTTAGAAAACCTTATTCTCAAAGAGGGTCCAGAGACA atTGCTGCATTTATTGCAGAGCCTGTGATGGGAGCAGGTGGTGTTATACCTCCACCTGCTACTTATTTTGAGAAG GTACAAGCTGTTGTGAAAAAATACGACATACTTTTCATTGCAGACGAG GTTATTTCTGCATTTGGGAGGCTTGGGACGATGTTTGGATGTGACAAATACAATATAAAACCAGATCTTGTTTCACTAGCAAAG GCCCTTTCTTCAGGATATATGCCCATTGGAGCAGTAATGGTGAGCCCTCAAGTAACAGAAGTCGTTTATTCTCAAAGCAACAAGCTTG GTAATTTCTCTCATGGATTTACCTACACCGGACACCCTGTAGCCTGCGCTGTTGCAAGTGAATCAATCAAGCTCTACAA GGAAAGGAATATTGTTGAGAAAGTGAAGAGCATATCTCCAAGGTTTCAAGATGGTTTAAAATCATTTTCAGACAGCCCTATTGTTGGAGAG ATCCGAGGTACGGGCTTGATACTGAGTACAGAATTTACAGACAACAAGTCACCCAATGAACCTTTTCCTCCTGAATGGG GAATTGGTGCATATTTTGGAGGACAGTGCGAGAAGCAAGGGATGCTAGTACGTGTTGCCGGTGACACCATAATGATGTCTCCGCCCTTTATAATTAGTCCAAAAGAGGTTGATGAG TTAATAAGCAAATATGGGAATGCATTGAAGGCAACTGAGGAGAAGGTGAACTCACTCAAGTCTCAGCACAAGAAACAGTGA
- the LOC107888213 gene encoding gamma aminobutyrate transaminase 3, chloroplastic isoform X2 has protein sequence MVSNKYLRSTLKTQLASYIKNAAACKSLLEYPIKGQCEARWCSTNTCFKGHNMLAPFTPGWQTTEVNPVVIVKSEGSYVYDINEKKYLDTLAGLWCTALGGNEPRLVAAATDQLNKLPFYHSFWNRTTKPSLDLAKELTETFTATKMAKVFFTNSGSEANDTQVKLVWYYNNALGRPKKKKFIARAKAYHGSTWISASLSGLPPLHQNFDLPPPFVLHTDCPHYWRYHLPGETEEDFSTRLANNLENLILKEGPETIAAFIAEPVMGAGGVIPPPATYFEKVISAFGRLGTMFGCDKYNIKPDLVSLAKALSSGYMPIGAVMVSPQVTEVVYSQSNKLGNFSHGFTYTGHPVACAVASESIKLYKERNIVEKVKSISPRFQDGLKSFSDSPIVGEIRGTGLILSTEFTDNKSPNEPFPPEWGIGAYFGGQCEKQGMLVRVAGDTIMMSPPFIISPKEVDELISKYGNALKATEEKVNSLKSQHKKQ, from the exons atggtttctaaCAAGTACCTTCGATCAACTCTGAAAACCCAG CTTGCTTCATATATAAAGAATGCTGCAGCATGCAAAAGCTTATTGGAGTATCCAATCAAGGGTCAATGTGAGGCCAGATGGTGTAGTACCAACACATGTTTCAAGGGGCATAATATGCTGGCTCCATTCACACCTGGGTGGCAGACCACCGAAGTGAATCCTGTGGTTATTGTTAAGTCAGAG GGAAGCTATGTGTATGATATCAATGAGAAAAAGTATCTGGATACTCTTGCTGGTCTATGGTGTACAGCATTAG gagGAAATGAACCTCGACTTGTGGCTGCTGCAACCGATCAATTAAATAAGTTGCCATTTTACCATTCCTTTTGGAATCGTACAACTAAACCATCACTA GATCTTGCTAAGGAACTTACTGAAACTTTTACTGCAACCAAAATGGCAAAAgtcttctttacaaatagtggATCTGAAGCAAATGATACTCAG gTGAAGCTTGTTTGGTATTATAATAATGCGCTTGGAAGACCAAAGAAGAAGAAATTTATTGCTCGAGCCAAAGc ATACCATGGTTCAACTTGGATATCAGCTAGTCTTTCTGG ACTTCCACCTCTGCATCAAAACTTCGACCTGCCACCTCCATTTGTGTTGCACACTGACTGCCCTCATTACTGGCGCTATCATCTACcag GTGAAACTGAGGAGGATTTCTCAACCAGATTAGCCAACAATTTAGAAAACCTTATTCTCAAAGAGGGTCCAGAGACA atTGCTGCATTTATTGCAGAGCCTGTGATGGGAGCAGGTGGTGTTATACCTCCACCTGCTACTTATTTTGAGAAG GTTATTTCTGCATTTGGGAGGCTTGGGACGATGTTTGGATGTGACAAATACAATATAAAACCAGATCTTGTTTCACTAGCAAAG GCCCTTTCTTCAGGATATATGCCCATTGGAGCAGTAATGGTGAGCCCTCAAGTAACAGAAGTCGTTTATTCTCAAAGCAACAAGCTTG GTAATTTCTCTCATGGATTTACCTACACCGGACACCCTGTAGCCTGCGCTGTTGCAAGTGAATCAATCAAGCTCTACAA GGAAAGGAATATTGTTGAGAAAGTGAAGAGCATATCTCCAAGGTTTCAAGATGGTTTAAAATCATTTTCAGACAGCCCTATTGTTGGAGAG ATCCGAGGTACGGGCTTGATACTGAGTACAGAATTTACAGACAACAAGTCACCCAATGAACCTTTTCCTCCTGAATGGG GAATTGGTGCATATTTTGGAGGACAGTGCGAGAAGCAAGGGATGCTAGTACGTGTTGCCGGTGACACCATAATGATGTCTCCGCCCTTTATAATTAGTCCAAAAGAGGTTGATGAG TTAATAAGCAAATATGGGAATGCATTGAAGGCAACTGAGGAGAAGGTGAACTCACTCAAGTCTCAGCACAAGAAACAGTGA